The segment TCTTCCTATGTGACTATCTAGCCAATATGAAGGTATCGAGTATAATCATCTTCTTTTCAATTTTCACTACATAAAGAAAAACATTAAAGATAACttctaattattttaaaaatatctgTATTAAGATATTTGAGCTAGTTTCGTGTTACTTACATGATCCATTATATTGAATATCCATGCTTGAAAATTGCAGTGTTAAGTTACCTATATGCCCTCCCTTAGGATGCAGCCATAGGTAATCAATATCGAATTGTATAACCATGATAATTTTGCGCAGAGCGAACTGAATTTGATGACAGCTgcccaataaaaattattaaaaaaaactagGAGATCAGGACATATATACTTAAAAAAGCATTGGAGCCATATTGAAATCCCTTCAAAATAATTATCTCCGGGTTGGATTAAATACATCATATATAATAGATTCACCTGTTAAAGATATTGGTTGTTACTGCATTTGGGAGATTAAAAAGCTGAAAAATTCATGACATGCTTCCCTATGCTTGATTAGAAAACAGAAAGCCACAAGTTGTTTCCCTATGATGATTAAAGACTTAAAACACAAACCAAGAAATAATTGAAACAAAATTCTGAATGATTTGTATAATATTGCATGACTTCCAAAATCCATGCATGTTACAGAAGTGAAATTATTTCTCATTCCCATGTAGAAACATCGCTACATTTTCTGATTGCATTCCCCAATTTCTGAGCCCAAATAAGGTTCAACAGAAGGAAATTTTATCCTTCCAGAATTGGTCAGTAAAAGCAGATGGTGTATATAAGCTTCCGTCTGTGCTGCCTCTCAAATCTTATAACTATTTCATCTATGTCATCCTCCCAAGCATCAACTGCCTCAAGCTGCACACAAGAAGGTTGATGGAATTATTTCATTGGAATGCAGAGATTAAATTCCATAGACACTCACCCAAGATTCAATCTCAGATGTTGCATGATACACAAAATGATTATGCAGCATGCCATAGTTCCTACACCAGTATGGAAAATATACGATCAAAAGTATCCACTATGCAAACTTTGAAAAGATGTAAAGTAATAATATTGGGATAGTGCAATCTTCTCAGATAGTATATAAACATCTCACCTTCTGACACAAATCTAATGCCAAACGTGCACCAGAGGCTGCTTCTTCATGATTATCTTTGACATCCAGATTAATCACCAATACACTTTTCATTAAAACTTGTTCTCTATTATGAAGGTCTGCAAGTATAATAGAAGATCAAGATTAAGTGATGGAAATTAATCCATAACATTGTCTTTCCTGCTCTCATAATTCACACATTTAATCAGGCTGTCCATTAGTGAAAGTTTTGTAACAGATATTCTCATGTAGTTAAGAAATGTCAATCACCTCAGAGAGACTTATCACAGAAGATTAATTAGGTTTGCAAACTTCGCCACTAAATCATTAACACAAGTTCTCTAAATAGAGAATTGTGAATGAAAAAAGTGAAGCTGCATTATACAGAAGAACCAATGGAGCAAATTTTTTGGAAACTAATATAGCACCATGCAGTTCAGAATCCACATTATGCAGATAAACAAAATCCAACCTTCAATGACCATGTCAAACACCCTCTCTTCAAATGTGAAAACCACATCATACGAACCATCTGCAGCATTTTCCTGCCATCGCTGTGGTGCCATTTTCACATTTAAATTCCGTTTAAGCATCTGCAGAAGTCCATTTCTTTTATATCTGTTTTTTGGTCAAGGAACTTTTCTGCATTACTAAATCTAATCCATAAGCTGAGATCATTCAACAGAACGGCGTGTAGATAGCATGGCCCATTTGCATAAAAGGCCAAACATTGAACATCAAGTTGATTCAATATAAGAATTGCTGAGACAATCCTCCATTAAATTTTGATATTAGCAATACAAATAATGCACACAAATACAACAAATTTTGCAAACCCTAGTAGGAACAATGCTATGCTTAAACAACCGAAAATTTCCAACAACATTCTTAAGATGTAGAGTGATGTTGAAAAAGAATATTGCTCATTGCAATTTTCAATTCCCAAAATACAATACTTTTGTGCTGATAACAAAAGTATGCTATATGGTTCTTACAACAATCATTGTATTATTTACCATAATAAGGGAAGGATACAATTCTGGATCTTTACGCTTTAGATCATCAAACATTCTTCGATAAGGAGTTCCAAATTCATATACATTTGGCTCCCTGATTGAAGGTCCAGGTAATTTAACATGGGCTCCAGTCCCATAAGAACTTACATCAAAACCATGCTTCTTTAACAAAGCATGTGCTTCCATACTGCGATTCTGGTTTGATGCACACACCATAGCATGCCGGAGTCTCATTTTCAAAACAGCTGGGGATCCAATAACTCCTCCAAAGCTAATTAACAAAACGTACAAATCTAGATCCTGTTCTTGTACAATTCATAAACTGAATCTCAGACATACGATATTCAGCCTCCCTTCAAGTTGATAGAGATACTTTCCTGCTTTCATAATTCCCGAATTTAAAAAAGTTCAATTAGAAAACTCTTTCATGATCCTCTAAACCAAAATCTTTACCAACATAATAAGCTTCTTACGTAATCTGCAATTTTCTAAAATTACTTGCAAAAATCAGTAAAACTAAAAATCTGTCAATTAGGCAGCAGAAAGATTACAGAACAAGATTCAGCCACTTGATACATATAAAGGAACCatacaaaaattgaaaaacatattaGAGTCCAAGGGATTCAGCTCAAGTAGAACCAAATCATTGGGTTCTTATTGTGGAGATCCCAGTTCAAATCTCCATAGTGACAATTAATGTGGAGTTCTACATGGTGACACTTTGTCTTCCACTGGAGACTTTTAGTGGTAATATCCAAAGAAGCAAACATCTGGAAAAAATCGTGATTATACCCGATTAATTGGGAGTCGGGggttttgccgattttttccccaaaaaatCGGAATTAATcggtcaaccttggtcaactatttttatgaaaaaataataaaaaaagtgaaaaaaacgcGTAAAAAATCGTGGAAAAAAACACACAACCTAAATGGCGCGAAAACCCTATACGACGCTTGTTTTTCATTTAACAAAGTCAAGGGCAGATGGAAATTTCTTTGTGCAAGTCGAGGGCAGGCGCAGGGATCCATGAATTTACCAGAGCTGACTGCAAGCTGCGATTTATTTGCCGGGTTACCCTATATTACAGACTAAATTCATTTTTTGTAATATAGTCTATCACATTTTTTGTAACATTACAGAAAATGAGTTTAGTCTATCACAAATTAGATATATTTATtacaaattaatatattttatttgtgatACTAAATTAATTTTCTGCAATATATGTATTATCTATTACAATATCATTATCAatataatagataatacatgtatTACAGAAAATTAATATAGATAGTCTATCACAAATATAGACTGTATTATCTTACTGTCATATAGATAGACTAAATTATCTATTACAGTAATATAGAATCTAGATAGACTAAATTATGACTGTATTGTCTATCTAAATGATTGTAATATAAATAGACAATTCACAATACAGTCATATATTACTATATTTTATTTAGATAGTCATCTATTACAGTAATACAGTAATATATGACTGTAAtagatagattttttattttatttagatagtcATTTGTTAATCTATTAATAGATGTCTGTAAATAAAATACAGTAATATAGATAGAGAATATATTCATATGATATATTACAGTATCTAAAATAATACTGTATTATTTAAAAAATGCATACAGTCATATGATATATTACAGTCATATGTCCACAACTTGGAATAAAAT is part of the Cryptomeria japonica chromosome 10, Sugi_1.0, whole genome shotgun sequence genome and harbors:
- the LOC131030918 gene encoding uncharacterized protein LOC131030918 codes for the protein MRLRHAMVCASNQNRSMEAHALLKKHGFDVSSYGTGAHVKLPGPSIREPNVYEFGTPYRRMFDDLKRKDPELYKRNGLLQMLKRNLNVKMAPQRWQENAADGSYDVVFTFEERVFDMVIEDLHNREQVLMKSVLVINLDVKDNHEEAASGARLALDLCQKLEAVDAWEDDIDEIVIRFERQHRRKLIYTICFY